A genomic segment from Nicotiana tabacum cultivar K326 chromosome 7, ASM71507v2, whole genome shotgun sequence encodes:
- the LOC107806547 gene encoding putative protein S-acyltransferase 23 isoform X2: MASSEIEIVSYSNDQQNSGFQNPNEPAIIDVYSAAAYGDFDKLRKFVEIDGVSVYQPDGNGYYALQWAALNNFVDIVQYIIEHGGNVHAFDNAGQTALHWAAVRGSIAAADVLLQNGARVEAADVNGYRAVHVAAQYGQTAFLNHIVAKYHADLNVPDNDGRSPLHWAAYKGFGDTIRLLLFRDAFQGRQDKDGCTPLHWAALRGNTEACTLLVHAGTKADLTVKDKAGFTPAELASDKGHRQIAFILSNAQRSQRKQWKDKVFAAKMGGKGYAPILFSVVVVNIIIFISSVLFAPGLTKVTAVVALWGWTAVSLAVAALLIKDPGYIKTGVVGQPDAQDLLLNIDLNNTSSWSGNWSQLCPTCKIIRPVRSKHCPTCNRCVEQFDHHCPWVSNCVGKRNKRDFFVFLCMGSLTSIIGAAVAVQRIWTSVPSLVDDESWLHHVVFAYPGVITFLFMDGVILIAAVTLCVVQISQIARNITTNEMANAIRYGYLRGPDGRFRNPYNHGCRKNCSDFLINGYTNDDEIAWPPLQHVAR, translated from the exons ATGGCTTCATCAGAAATTGAAATCGTATCCTACTCTAACGATCAACAGAACTCGGGTTTTCAAAACCCTAACGAACCAGCCATAATCGATGTTTACTCTGCTGCCGCTTACGGAGATTTTGACAAACTCCGGAAATTCGTTGAAATTGACGGCGTTTCTGTTTACCAGCCAGACGGCAACGGCTATTACGCGCTTCAGTGGGCTGCTCTCAACAATTTCGTTGATATTGTCCAATATATCATCGAG CACGGAGGCAATGTCCATGCGTTCGACAATGCGGGGCAGACTGCATTGCATTGGGCAGCAGTGCGGGGCTCAATTGCTGCTGCTGATGTGTTGTTGCAGAATGGTGCGCGGGTTGAGGCTGCTGATGTTAATGGCTATCGG GCAGTTCATGTTGCAGCTCAGTATGGTCAAACAGCTTTTCTAAATCACATTGTTGcaaagtatcatgctgaccttaATGTACCAGATAATGATGGGAGGAGCCCTCTTCACTG GGCTGCATACAAGGGATTTGGTGATACCATTAGGTTACTTCTATTCAGAGATGCTTTTCAAGGGAGACAAGATAAAGATG GTTGCACTCCTTTGCATTGGGCAGCATTAAGAGGAAACACAGAGGCTTGCACTTTACTTGTACATGCAGGCACAAAGGCGGACTTAACAGTCAAAGATAAGGCCGGATTTACTCCTGCAGAGCTTGCATCTGATAAAGGTCATCGACAAATAGCATTTATACTT TCTAATGCCCAAAGGTCACAGAGAAAGCAGTGGAAAGACAAGGTTTTCGCTGCTAAAATGGGGGGAAAAGGCTACGCTCCAATTCTATTCTCTGTTGTTGTTGTCAACATCATTATCTTTATCAGTTCAGTCCTCTTTG CTCCTGGTCTTACAAAAGTTACTGCTGTTGTTGCACTTTGGGGATGGACTGCTGTTTCCCTGGCAGTTGCCGCGCTCCTAAT TAAAGATCCAGGTTACATCAAGACGGGGGTCGTTGGTCAACCTGATGCTCAG GATCTACTGTTGAATATTGATTTGAACAATACTTCCAGTTGGTCTGGGAACTGGTCTCAGCTTTGTCCCACCTGCAAG ATCATACGACCTGTTCGGTCAAAACACTGTCCTACTTGCAACCGCTGTGTTGAACAATTCGATCATCATTGCCCCTGGGTCTCAAATTGTGTGGGGAAG AGGAATAAGCGGGACTTCTTCGTTTTCCTTTGCATGGGTTCTTTGACATCTATAATTGGTGCTGCAGTAGCTGTCCAAA GAATTTGGACATCAGTACCATCATTGGTAGACGATGAATCGTGGTTACATCATGTTGTCTTTGCGTATCCTGGTGTAATCACTTTTCTGTTCATGGATGGGGTTATTCTGATTGCTGCTGTAACTCTGTGTGTAGTACAGATATCCCAG ATAGCTCGAAATATTACAACCAATGAAATGGCGAATGCTATTAGATATGGGTATCTTCGTGGTCCAGATGGGAGGTTCCGGAATCCCTATAACCATGGATGTCGAAAGAATTGCTCTGATTTCCTTATCAATGGTTACACAAATGATGATGAGATCGCATGGCCACCTCTGCAGCACGTTGCAAGATAG
- the LOC107806547 gene encoding putative protein S-acyltransferase 23 isoform X1, whose product MASSEIEIVSYSNDQQNSGFQNPNEPAIIDVYSAAAYGDFDKLRKFVEIDGVSVYQPDGNGYYALQWAALNNFVDIVQYIIEHGGNVHAFDNAGQTALHWAAVRGSIAAADVLLQNGARVEAADVNGYRAVHVAAQYGQTAFLNHIVAKYHADLNVPDNDGRSPLHWAAYKGFGDTIRLLLFRDAFQGRQDKDGCTPLHWAALRGNTEACTLLVHAGTKADLTVKDKAGFTPAELASDKGHRQIAFILSNAQRSQRKQWKDKVFAAKMGGKGYAPILFSVVVVNIIIFISSVLFAPGLTKVTAVVALWGWTAVSLAVAALLMLVRCSSKDPGYIKTGVVGQPDAQDLLLNIDLNNTSSWSGNWSQLCPTCKIIRPVRSKHCPTCNRCVEQFDHHCPWVSNCVGKRNKRDFFVFLCMGSLTSIIGAAVAVQRIWTSVPSLVDDESWLHHVVFAYPGVITFLFMDGVILIAAVTLCVVQISQIARNITTNEMANAIRYGYLRGPDGRFRNPYNHGCRKNCSDFLINGYTNDDEIAWPPLQHVAR is encoded by the exons ATGGCTTCATCAGAAATTGAAATCGTATCCTACTCTAACGATCAACAGAACTCGGGTTTTCAAAACCCTAACGAACCAGCCATAATCGATGTTTACTCTGCTGCCGCTTACGGAGATTTTGACAAACTCCGGAAATTCGTTGAAATTGACGGCGTTTCTGTTTACCAGCCAGACGGCAACGGCTATTACGCGCTTCAGTGGGCTGCTCTCAACAATTTCGTTGATATTGTCCAATATATCATCGAG CACGGAGGCAATGTCCATGCGTTCGACAATGCGGGGCAGACTGCATTGCATTGGGCAGCAGTGCGGGGCTCAATTGCTGCTGCTGATGTGTTGTTGCAGAATGGTGCGCGGGTTGAGGCTGCTGATGTTAATGGCTATCGG GCAGTTCATGTTGCAGCTCAGTATGGTCAAACAGCTTTTCTAAATCACATTGTTGcaaagtatcatgctgaccttaATGTACCAGATAATGATGGGAGGAGCCCTCTTCACTG GGCTGCATACAAGGGATTTGGTGATACCATTAGGTTACTTCTATTCAGAGATGCTTTTCAAGGGAGACAAGATAAAGATG GTTGCACTCCTTTGCATTGGGCAGCATTAAGAGGAAACACAGAGGCTTGCACTTTACTTGTACATGCAGGCACAAAGGCGGACTTAACAGTCAAAGATAAGGCCGGATTTACTCCTGCAGAGCTTGCATCTGATAAAGGTCATCGACAAATAGCATTTATACTT TCTAATGCCCAAAGGTCACAGAGAAAGCAGTGGAAAGACAAGGTTTTCGCTGCTAAAATGGGGGGAAAAGGCTACGCTCCAATTCTATTCTCTGTTGTTGTTGTCAACATCATTATCTTTATCAGTTCAGTCCTCTTTG CTCCTGGTCTTACAAAAGTTACTGCTGTTGTTGCACTTTGGGGATGGACTGCTGTTTCCCTGGCAGTTGCCGCGCTCCTAATGTTAGTGCGTTGCAGTAG TAAAGATCCAGGTTACATCAAGACGGGGGTCGTTGGTCAACCTGATGCTCAG GATCTACTGTTGAATATTGATTTGAACAATACTTCCAGTTGGTCTGGGAACTGGTCTCAGCTTTGTCCCACCTGCAAG ATCATACGACCTGTTCGGTCAAAACACTGTCCTACTTGCAACCGCTGTGTTGAACAATTCGATCATCATTGCCCCTGGGTCTCAAATTGTGTGGGGAAG AGGAATAAGCGGGACTTCTTCGTTTTCCTTTGCATGGGTTCTTTGACATCTATAATTGGTGCTGCAGTAGCTGTCCAAA GAATTTGGACATCAGTACCATCATTGGTAGACGATGAATCGTGGTTACATCATGTTGTCTTTGCGTATCCTGGTGTAATCACTTTTCTGTTCATGGATGGGGTTATTCTGATTGCTGCTGTAACTCTGTGTGTAGTACAGATATCCCAG ATAGCTCGAAATATTACAACCAATGAAATGGCGAATGCTATTAGATATGGGTATCTTCGTGGTCCAGATGGGAGGTTCCGGAATCCCTATAACCATGGATGTCGAAAGAATTGCTCTGATTTCCTTATCAATGGTTACACAAATGATGATGAGATCGCATGGCCACCTCTGCAGCACGTTGCAAGATAG